The segment ATGCGGCCGCCTATAAGCATGTCCCGATGTTGGAAGGGCAAAGCCGAGCTGCGGTGATGAACAATGTATTCGGGACCGAGACCTTGGCGGTGGCCGCGGATCGCCATGGATGCGCGGTCTTTCTACTCATATCGACCGACAAGGCGGTGAATCCCTCCAACATCATGGGCGCCACAAAACGCGCAGCGGAGATCTTGTGTCAGGAGATGAACTCCCGCTCGCAGACACGATTTCTCACCGTGCGTTTCGGCAATGTCCTGGGGTCTGCGGGCAGTGTCATCCCGCTTTTCAAGGCCCAGATCGCAAGTGGCGGGCCGGTCACGGTCACGCATCGCGACATCACCCGTTACTTCATGACGATCCCCGAGGCCTGCGGGCTCATCTTGCAGTCGAGCGTCATAGGTGAGGGCGGGGAGATCTTCGTTCTCGACATGGGTGAGCCCGTACGTATCGGCTATCTCGCGGAGCAGCTGATCCTCCTGTCCGGCAAGCGGCCCGGGCAGGACATCGAGATCGTTTATACCGGGCTTAGGCCCGGCGAGAAGCTCTACGAGGAATTGTTTTATGCCGATGAGACACTACTTGAGACCGTGCACCCCAAGATCCGCGTTACCCCGGGAAGCTGTGGCGATCCGGCGGCCTTCGCCCGCGGGCTCGACCGCCTGCGCATGTTGTGCGCCGAGGACGATGAGCAGGGATTGGCGGAGGCCTTGAGGGAGGCGATAGGGCTTACGCACGCCCCGTGCGACGAGTCGGCGCGTATGACCCCCGCCCCGAGCGAGACATGAGGCCACCCGCCGGGCGTGCCGTGTGCGCGGGCTTGTGCAAGCCGTCCGCCGAAGACCGCGGCCATGGCGACTTAGGCGGTGAGGGCGAGGAAGATCTCGGGAAGCCTCTCGGGCAGGCGCTCGATCCGGTCGATGATACTAAAGTGTTGGCCGAAGATCCGCCGGACGTAATCGTCGGCGCGGGCATCGAGGCTGATGCAATGACAGTAGATCCCTTTACGCTCCAGTTCCCGCACCGCCTGCCGCGTATCGGCGATGAGGAACTCCGGATCGCTCACGTCGAGGTCGGAGGGTTGACCGTCGGTCAGGATGAGCAGGAGGCGCTTGTCTTTTCGGGGTTGCAATAGATAGTGCCCGGCATGCCGCAGGGCGACGCCCATACGTGTGGAGTAGCCGACCTGCATGGCCGCGAGCCGGCCACGGACATCGTCGTTCCAGGCCTCGGAGAATCCCTTGATATGCCAGAATCGGGCTTCATGGCGGGTATTGGAATGAAACCCGGCTATGGCAAACGGGTCGCCCAATCGGTCGATGGCCCAGGCCAGCAGGGTCACCGCCTCCTGTGCCAGGGAGAACACGGTCTGATCGGCGTGGCCGCCCCGGACGGGGTCCCGGAGAGAGGCCGAAAGGTCGAGAAGCAGGCTCACTGCGACATCGCGTCTGGCGTGACGAAAGCCCTGGTTGATGCGCGGGTCGACGGTGTGGCGGCAACGATAATCGATCCACGAACGCAGGGCCCAGTCGAGGTCGAGCTCGGACCCGTCCTCCTTACGACGCAGTCGCTCGCGGTCCTGGGGCTTGATCTGGTCGAGGATGCGCGTCAGGCGTCGCGCCAGCGGGGCATTCTTCTGTAAGAGGCGCTCGATCTCGTCGGCGCGCCCGCGCGGATGGAGATGTTCGTGGAGGGTGACATGGTCGGGGAGATAGTCTCGGGCTAGGTAGTCCCATTCCGGATAGTGATAGATGATCGACGGGCCCTCCACTATGGCCTCCGGCGCCGCGGCGACATCGTCGGCCTCCTCGCCGACATCGATGAAGCGCCACAGATGACGGTTGTCATCGCGGTACGGGACTTCGGTATCCGTGAAGTGGATGCGCGCAAAGGTGTCACTGGGTAGTCGGGTTTGAATGACGTATTCGGTTGCCAGGGCTGCCATCCCCTGGGTGTCGCCGTCGCCATCAGCGAGCCGGTCTTGAAAATCGCCCACGAATTTCCGGAGGAGGGGGTCATGATAGCCATGTCCCGGATCCAGGATGGCGCGCGAGAGCATGGCCAGGCGATGACGAATGCAGGATTCTTGCGCGGGGTCGCAGGCCTCTTCCCGAGGGTGCGGGTGGAGCGCGAGCAGCGGTTTACGCAGGCCGGGGAAACGACGCAGGAGCAAGGTGTCGATGCGCGCATCCTCGAACCATTCGATGGCAAGCCGCTGAAAGGGACTCCAGTTGTCGGCGACCAGGGCTTCGCTGAAGCGCCGATGCGTGGCGAGGTGCGCAAGGATCAGTCGATAGTGACCTGCGCCGTACACGCCATCGCGGTCCACGCACAGGTCGGGCAGGTGCAGGCCCAGGGCGTCCGCGTAGGGCTGTGGTCTGCGTAAGTGGTCGAAGGCCTCGGAATAGGGGATGAGCGGGCGAGGGTCATCCCACAGGGCGCGCAGGTACAGCTCCAGCTGGCGCTCGTGCGTACGCAACAGGACGCCACGTCGCTGGCGCTGGAATATCGCTTGACTGTCGGCCGAGCGCATCGCCAGATAATCGGCCTGCCGTTGCGGGTTTCCCGCGTAATGGCGCAGGCCATGTTCCACCCATTTCCGCAGACCCTCGAGGCGTACCTGGCGCAGCCGTTTAGGGGCCACGCGGATCAGTTCGGGCAGGACGTGGCTCGGGAGGATCGCGTGTCGACCATGGATGGAGGTAGTGCTGCGTCCTGCGACCTCTGCGAGGAGGTCGAGGTAGGCCGGCAGCGGCGCGTCGTGGCCCAGGGAATCGACCAGCGCCGGGAGGGTCTCGAAGAATACGCCAAGGACGTCGCCGTTGGGCGTGCGCTGGATGTGCCGCACCCAGCCCATGATGGTCGCGAGGTGTTCAGGGCCGAGTCGCGGGGCAACGGCCGGCCAGGCCTCCAGGAAGGCCAGGACCGGCTGCGCCCCGCGTCCGAGCTTGCAGAGAAAACGCGCTGCCTCGATATAAGCGGCAAGGTCGGCCTCGCCAAGGCACGCCTGTGCGGCCTGTAGGCGCGCGGCGAACACCGACTGCACGGGTGCGAATGCGCAATCGAGTCGCCGCCGCCAGTGGTCGATGCCGTCTTGGGATGATGCGGCCTGCGGTGGTGCGCCGGGATCAGCCGAACAGGGCATCGATGGCGTGTTCTAGTGTGGCGCGGATATCGTCGTCATCGGTCAGCGGGTCCACCAGTGCCATGCGGCAGGCATGTTTCGCGGCCATGCCATCGGCCATGAGCGAGGCGGCGTACACCAGCAGGCGCGTGGATATACCCTCGTCTAGCCCGTGGCCTTTCAGTCTTCGCGCGCTCTCCGCGAGCCCTATGAGCCGCAATGCCAGTCCGGGATCGATACCGGTTTCGCGCGCCAGGATTTCGGCCTCCACGTCCGCTGACGGGTAGTCGAAACGAAAGGCCGTGAACCGCTGTTTGGTGGATGGTTTCAGATCCTTCACCAGGGATTGGTAGCCGGGGTTATAGGAAATCACCAACTGAAAGTCCGGATGCGCCTGTATGAGCTCACCTTTCTTGTCCAACGGCAGCTGGCGACGATGGTCGGTGAGCGGATGGATGACGACCGTGCTGTCCTGGCGCGCCTCGACGATTTCGTCCAGATAACAGATGGCCCCGTGGCGCGCGGCCTGCGTCAAAGGCCCGTCCTGCCAGCGCGTGCCGTCGCTGTCGAGCAGCCAGCGCCCGACCAGATCCGCGGCCGTCATGTCTTCGTTGCAGGCCACGGTGAGCAGGGGCCTGCCAAGTCGCCAGGCCATGTATTCGACGAAACGCGACTTACCGCAACCCGTGGGCCCCTTGATCATCACCGGCAGCCGCCTTTCATAAGCGGCCGTGAACAGGGCGATCTCCTCGGCCTGCGGGCGATAGTACGGTTCGTCTTTGATGCGGTAGTCTTTGAGAAAATCGCCATGATTCATGCGCGGATCCCTTTCTTTATCAAACGCGAAGACCTCTGGGAAAGCGTGGGCCGGAGGCCCGCAAAGGTCGCGGTCCGGCCCACCGTCGTCCCGCGATCGGTTCGCGGGCGCATGAGCGTTATCGATGGGAACCGATTCTGTCGCGCCAGCCGGGGTAGAGCTTGTCGGCGTCATGCGGGAAGGACTCGAAGGCACCGGCGAATTCCTTGTGCTCCTTGGCCCATGCGATGGGGTCGGCCTTGGCCTTCCAGCATTCGTAGGCCTGGCGCAGTGAAAGGGCGCCGGCTGCCGGACTATCGATGTGTCCATAGGAGCCGCCGCCGGCGGTGTTGATGACGTTGCCGTGGCCGAGGTTCTCGAAGAAGCCGGGCAGACGCAAGGCGTTCATGCCACCGGATATGATCGGGGTGGTGGGCTTCATGCCGTACCAGTTCTGGTGATACACCGGGCCCTGGCAGGCGTCGCGTTCGATCATGTAGGCGATGTTGCGATCGTCGCTCTCGCCTTCCATCTTGCCATAGCCCATGGTCCCGACATGGATGCCCGAGGCCCCCTGCAGGCGGGAGAGCTTGGCCAGCACCAGCGCCGTATATCCGCGATGGGCCGACGGCGAGGTGATCATGCCGTGACCGGCGCGATGGTAGTGCAGGTACTGGCTCGGATACTGGCGGCGGGCAGTGGTGACCATGCCGGGGCCACCCACGAAGCCGTCGACCAGGAACGCGACCTTGTCGGCGTCGGGGCCGAAGGTCTCCAGGATGAAGTCGGCGCGCGCGCACATCTCGTAATGGTCGTCTGCGGTGATGTTCGCGGAGAACAGTTTGGCCTGGCCGGTCTTGTCCATGGCGCGTTTCATGGCATCGGCCACCAACGGAATGGTTTTCTTCAGGGGCGCGAACACCTGGTTACCCTGCGGTTCATCGTTCTTGATGAAATCCCCGCCCAGCCAGAACTGGTACGCAGCTTCGGCGAAGGGTTCGGGGCGCAGGCCCAGTTTGGGCTTGATGATAGTGCCGGCGATGTAACCGCCGTCTTTTATCGGCCGGCCGAGGATGCGCCAGAGATCCGAGATGTCCTTGCTCGGGCCGTCAAAGAGCTGGATGGCGCGCGGCGGGAAATAGATGTCGATCATCTTGGCGTGCGCAATGTCGCCCATGCCCTGGTTGTTGCCGATGGCCAGGGTCAGGAACGAGACGACCATCATGCGGCCGTCCATGAGGTTGCGATCGAAGAGGGCCAATGGATAGGCGATACGCATGTCTCCGGCAGGTTCGTCGACATAATAGACGAGCGCATCGACCCCCTTGGTGAAGTCGTCTGTGGTCGACACTTCCACGTTGGTGCCTGTGGAGGATTCGGCGGCAAAGTGCGCGGCCGAGGCAAGATATCCATAGCCGGTCTTGGGCTTCATCTTGTAGGCGACGAGAATGTGCTGGCCGCCGGCGATGAGGTCTTCTTCGTGCAGGGAAAGGTCGGCGTAGCGAGACGACTGGTCCACAGGGTGCTCCTTGGTTGACGGGTCCGGATGAGGGACTATACCTTCCCGCCATCATCAGTAAAAACGATTATCTATCATAGAAACAATAGGTATTATCTATTATTATAGGTGGGCCAACGCCGCATTACGTACATCGGTGAGGAGCGAAAGATGAGGAACCTGACGTTACGGCAGCTGGAGATCTTGCGCATGCTGGCCGCCACCAGCTCCTATACCAGGGCCGCGGCGCGGCTCAATCTGACGCAATCGGCGGTCTATCTGCAGGTCCGCAAGCTCGAGCAGGAGATCGGCCTGCCGGTCACAGAGCAGGTCGGAAAGAAGGTCTTTCTCACGGATGCCGGCGAAGAGGTGCTTCGCTTTGGGCAACGCATAGCCGAGGAACTGGAGGGCCTGGGCCGTTCCCTGGAGCACTTGCGGGGCGTGGACGAGGGGCAGCTGCGCATCGCTCTCACCTCGGCGGTCAACGCCTTCGCGGTGGAATTGCTGGCGCGTTTCCTGCTCCAGCATCCGCAGGTGAATATCCGTCTGAATATCGCCAATCGCAAGGAGGTGCTGGCGAGCCTCGAACGTAATGATGTGGACATGGCCATCATGGGCGAGCCGCCACAATCGCTGGATCTCATCGCGCTGCCGTTTCACCGCAATGATCTCATCGTCATCGCCCCCGCCAATCATCGCCTGGCCGACCGTCGCGGTATCTTGCAGAGCGATCTCGTTCGGGAAAGCTTCGTCCTGCGGGAACCCGGATCCGGGACGCGCGAGACGGTGCTGCGCTACTTTTCGGAAAAGGGTCTCACTGTAAGGGAGGGGGTGGTCATGAACAGCAACGAGGCCATAAAGCAGGCGGTGAAGGTGGGCATGGGCGTCGCCGTGGTCGCGCGCTACAGCGTCCTGGTGAAGATGGAATCCGGCTATCTGCGCGAGCTTTCGGTGGAAGGGTTCCCTCTGCAACGCGCCTGGCATCTGGTACACCGCAAAGGTAAGAGGCTCGCCCCCGCGCCCCTCGAGTTCAAGGAGTTTTTGATTCAGCACCTGTATGTGAAAACGCCTGAGGAACGGAGGCAGACTCTGCCATGACCGCCCGCGTGCCGCGCGCCGAGACTTGATGGTACTCGTCGCACGCCTAGCAATGGTCGAGGTCACCCTGGCTTGGGCGTGGTCGCCGGTTCACGGGCGTTAGGCGGTTAGGCGGTTTTAGGCCCTTCACGGCAGTGCGGTCGCCAGCTTGGCGCACCGTTCCTCGCGCCGAGGGCGCGCCATGCCTGAGGGAGGGGGACCCGGCCTGCTGCCGGATCCCTGGTCTCAGACTTAACTAGTGGGCGCGGATGTCGCCGCAGGCCACGTATTTCTGCATGTCGCTCTCACTTTCGTGGACGTTGATGGCCATGGGTTTTGCGAGCAGCGCCTTGAGGCGTGCATGGACCATCGTGACCGATTTTCCGTGCGTCACCGGCTTTAACATGTACGCAGGCCGGGGATTCACGTTGGGGCAAGTCCCGGGATGGATGTGATCGGGTTGCGCGATCCCCTTTGGCGTGCCGTGCAGATGGACGACGACCAGAGTACGGGCACCGTGCGGATAGAGAAGGGCATAGCCGCTTTCCCCGGAACCATTTTCGGATCTGAGGGGAACCTTCAAGGGGTTGGCGAATACCGGGCTCATCGCAAGACCGGCGGCAGCGACCGACATTATAAGTTTCTTCATGATATGCGCGGGAAGCCCCGGTCCCGCGACCGGGGAGGGATAGCGCCTGCTCCCGCATCCTCCTGTTGGCGATGCTATCGGAATCATCGTATGGTGACGGGCCTACGGATGTGAACGGCGTGCATGGACTCACGATCAAAGCCAAGGTCCGGATCGGGCAAGGCCTGAAGATGGTCTCGTTTTCTGGGTGATGACAGAGTCCGCAGATCCCTTGCCGACACAATCATAAAGCGGTTGTATGCTAGCATGGTGATAGTGTCGGCGGCTAGGACGCAGGGTGGGCCTAACGGGGACGAGGATCCTCGCGGCGGATCCCAAGGAGGGGGCGGGTGGGCCTTGGACAAGTCGATCCTCGCAGGGCGCTACACTCCGATATTATCCGTAGCGCGCGACAGGGTACTACGGGTCCACAGAGGACCATAAGCCCCGGCAAGGTCGCCAAACGGCGCAGCGTGTCCGTGCAGGCCGGGCGGCGATGCGGCGCGAGAGGCGCGGGGGGTGGGGCGGCCGACCACCCCTAGGGGCTTAGCTGGCGGACCGGGCGCACCAGAATTTCCTCGACCAGGACGTTGGCGGGCTGCGCGAAGCTGTAGACGAGGGCTTGGGCGATATCCTCGGGATGCAGGGCGTCCAGGGATTCGCGGCGCGCCTTCATCTGGTCGGCCGGCACATTGTGGCCCCAATGGGTCCAGACCGCGCCCGGCTCGATCAGTGCCACACGGATACCCTCGGCCCCCAATTCCTTGCGCAGGGCATCGTGGAAACCGACGACTGCGAATTTGGTGGCGTTATAGACAGACCATCCCGGCAGACCGTAGCGGCCGCCCACGCTCGAGACCGTGGAGATCATGGCTCCAGGCCGGTTGCGCAAAAGCGGGATGGCGGCATGCGTGCAGTTTAGGACTCCATAGAGATTGGCGTCTATGGTCTGCCGCCATTCCTCCGGCTGGCTGTCGGCGAATGGGGCATGAAAGCCGATGCCGGCATTGTTAAAGAGCAGGTCGAGGCCGTGGAAGCGTTCCTGAACCTCGGCAAAGAGTGCCGCCACCTGCCGGGAATCACCGACGTCGGCGGTTACCGGATAGATACGTTCCTTGAGTTCACGGGCAAGCGTTGCCAGTTTATCGGCCCGGCGCGCGCACACGACCACCTCCAGGCCTTCCTGATGCAAGAGGCGGGCTGCGGCGGCCCCAATGCCGCTTGAGGCCCCGGTCACTACTGCGATCTTGCCACGAATGTCTTGCATGGGCATGTCTTCGCCTCCGAAATCTGTGCGCGCGGGGCGGACGGTCGTTCGCCGACGGCATCCGCTCCCCGCATGGCGAGGTCTCGATCAGCTGATCGGGATCAGCGCATAACCCTTTTCCTGATAGCCGATGACCGATATGAAGCCGTTTTCGACGGGCGTCACGGGCGCGATCAGTGTGCGCGGATTCACATCCATGCCGTGCAGGGCGACCCCGCAGGCCTGGAAGCGGATACCTTGTCGCGCAAGCCCGGCGATTTCCTTCTGGATATTGGCCACGGCACGCTCATCGGTATAGGGAATGCCGCGCCGATCGCGTGTCAGGAAGGCCACATCGGGGCCAATGAAGACCACGATGATGCGCGGTGTCACCTTTTGCGCGCGTAGTTGCCGTTCGGTCAGGCCGATGACCTGAATCAGGTGCTCGACTGCCACCGGTTGGCGGACGTTCACCAGGAATATCGTCTTGGCGACGTGTAACCCGGCGAGTGCCGCGCGGTCGTTCAGCGTTTCGGCGCGCACCACCGAAGGCAGTAGCGCCGCGATTGCCATCGCGGCCGCCATTATGAGTCCTCGCAGGTCCTTCATGGTATCCTCCCCAAGGGTAATGTCGTGGTGTGTGAGGCGGGCGAGACGGCAGGGGCGATCCGAGGCCATGCCCGGCCCCGGTTTTTAAGTCTAGTGACGGCATGAGGGCGAAGCAAGGTCAGTACCCATGCGCGCAGGGCTCCGCCTACGGCACGGGGCAGGAGCGCCAGAGACCTTGCGGGGAGGGATGGCGCCGCGCCGATCCTTGCTTATAGAATCGCGACAAGGGCCAGGGAAGTGCCTGGCATGTTGCTTCAAGAAGGGGGTTTTGCAGTGAGCGTTGTAAAAAAGGCGATTTTCCCGGTCGCTGGTCTGGGAACGCGATTTTTGCCGGCCACCAAGGCCAGTCCGAAAGAGATGTTGCCCGTGGTCGACAAGCCGCTCATTCAATATGCGGCCGAAGAGGCCATCGACGCCGGCATCACCGAGCTCATTTTCGTGACGGGCCGCAGCAAGCGCGCCATCGAGGACCATTTCGATAAGGCCTATGAACTCGAGGCCGAACTTGAGGTGCGCGGCAAGGATAAGATCCTGCGGTCTTTGCGCGGCATATTGCCCAAAGAGGTGACATGCATCTATATCCGTCAGGCCGAGGCCCTGGGGCTCGGCCACGCGG is part of the Acidiferrobacter thiooxydans genome and harbors:
- a CDS encoding SDR family oxidoreductase is translated as MPMQDIRGKIAVVTGASSGIGAAAARLLHQEGLEVVVCARRADKLATLARELKERIYPVTADVGDSRQVAALFAEVQERFHGLDLLFNNAGIGFHAPFADSQPEEWRQTIDANLYGVLNCTHAAIPLLRNRPGAMISTVSSVGGRYGLPGWSVYNATKFAVVGFHDALRKELGAEGIRVALIEPGAVWTHWGHNVPADQMKARRESLDALHPEDIAQALVYSFAQPANVLVEEILVRPVRQLSP
- a CDS encoding DsrE family protein, with translation MKDLRGLIMAAAMAIAALLPSVVRAETLNDRAALAGLHVAKTIFLVNVRQPVAVEHLIQVIGLTERQLRAQKVTPRIIVVFIGPDVAFLTRDRRGIPYTDERAVANIQKEIAGLARQGIRFQACGVALHGMDVNPRTLIAPVTPVENGFISVIGYQEKGYALIPIS
- a CDS encoding CbbQ/NirQ/NorQ/GpvN family protein — protein: MNHGDFLKDYRIKDEPYYRPQAEEIALFTAAYERRLPVMIKGPTGCGKSRFVEYMAWRLGRPLLTVACNEDMTAADLVGRWLLDSDGTRWQDGPLTQAARHGAICYLDEIVEARQDSTVVIHPLTDHRRQLPLDKKGELIQAHPDFQLVISYNPGYQSLVKDLKPSTKQRFTAFRFDYPSADVEAEILARETGIDPGLALRLIGLAESARRLKGHGLDEGISTRLLVYAASLMADGMAAKHACRMALVDPLTDDDDIRATLEHAIDALFG
- a CDS encoding nitric oxide reductase activation protein NorD; the protein is MPCSADPGAPPQAASSQDGIDHWRRRLDCAFAPVQSVFAARLQAAQACLGEADLAAYIEAARFLCKLGRGAQPVLAFLEAWPAVAPRLGPEHLATIMGWVRHIQRTPNGDVLGVFFETLPALVDSLGHDAPLPAYLDLLAEVAGRSTTSIHGRHAILPSHVLPELIRVAPKRLRQVRLEGLRKWVEHGLRHYAGNPQRQADYLAMRSADSQAIFQRQRRGVLLRTHERQLELYLRALWDDPRPLIPYSEAFDHLRRPQPYADALGLHLPDLCVDRDGVYGAGHYRLILAHLATHRRFSEALVADNWSPFQRLAIEWFEDARIDTLLLRRFPGLRKPLLALHPHPREEACDPAQESCIRHRLAMLSRAILDPGHGYHDPLLRKFVGDFQDRLADGDGDTQGMAALATEYVIQTRLPSDTFARIHFTDTEVPYRDDNRHLWRFIDVGEEADDVAAAPEAIVEGPSIIYHYPEWDYLARDYLPDHVTLHEHLHPRGRADEIERLLQKNAPLARRLTRILDQIKPQDRERLRRKEDGSELDLDWALRSWIDYRCRHTVDPRINQGFRHARRDVAVSLLLDLSASLRDPVRGGHADQTVFSLAQEAVTLLAWAIDRLGDPFAIAGFHSNTRHEARFWHIKGFSEAWNDDVRGRLAAMQVGYSTRMGVALRHAGHYLLQPRKDKRLLLILTDGQPSDLDVSDPEFLIADTRQAVRELERKGIYCHCISLDARADDYVRRIFGQHFSIIDRIERLPERLPEIFLALTA
- a CDS encoding LysR family transcriptional regulator, coding for MRNLTLRQLEILRMLAATSSYTRAAARLNLTQSAVYLQVRKLEQEIGLPVTEQVGKKVFLTDAGEEVLRFGQRIAEELEGLGRSLEHLRGVDEGQLRIALTSAVNAFAVELLARFLLQHPQVNIRLNIANRKEVLASLERNDVDMAIMGEPPQSLDLIALPFHRNDLIVIAPANHRLADRRGILQSDLVRESFVLREPGSGTRETVLRYFSEKGLTVREGVVMNSNEAIKQAVKVGMGVAVVARYSVLVKMESGYLRELSVEGFPLQRAWHLVHRKGKRLAPAPLEFKEFLIQHLYVKTPEERRQTLP
- a CDS encoding ribulose-bisphosphate carboxylase; translation: MDQSSRYADLSLHEEDLIAGGQHILVAYKMKPKTGYGYLASAAHFAAESSTGTNVEVSTTDDFTKGVDALVYYVDEPAGDMRIAYPLALFDRNLMDGRMMVVSFLTLAIGNNQGMGDIAHAKMIDIYFPPRAIQLFDGPSKDISDLWRILGRPIKDGGYIAGTIIKPKLGLRPEPFAEAAYQFWLGGDFIKNDEPQGNQVFAPLKKTIPLVADAMKRAMDKTGQAKLFSANITADDHYEMCARADFILETFGPDADKVAFLVDGFVGGPGMVTTARRQYPSQYLHYHRAGHGMITSPSAHRGYTALVLAKLSRLQGASGIHVGTMGYGKMEGESDDRNIAYMIERDACQGPVYHQNWYGMKPTTPIISGGMNALRLPGFFENLGHGNVINTAGGGSYGHIDSPAAGALSLRQAYECWKAKADPIAWAKEHKEFAGAFESFPHDADKLYPGWRDRIGSHR